The following are encoded in a window of Impatiens glandulifera chromosome 5, dImpGla2.1, whole genome shotgun sequence genomic DNA:
- the LOC124939268 gene encoding uncharacterized mitochondrial protein AtMg00810-like, protein MDLAELIPYYFCSGAGLNLTEHICVERLKQDVLSNIIQAPRAWYQRFADFAASIGFNHSKLDTSFFIYRHDHDTAYILLYVDDIVLTASSESLRKYVISQLSTEFAMKDLGPLSYFLGIAVTRHKICLFLSQTKYAHDIIKKAGMTDCNPASTPVDSKGKMSTQSGISYGDPTSYRSLCGALQYLTFTRLDISYAVQQVCLFMHAPQVSHMNALKRIIRYIQGTTDYGLQLYKSSITSLISYTDDD, encoded by the exons ATGGATCTGgctgagcttatcccatattaCTTTTGCAGTGGAGCAGGACTTAATCTCACAGAACATATTTGTGTTGAGAGATTGAAACAGGatgttcttagcaacattatccag gcacCCCGCGCTTGGTATCAACGTTTTGCTGATTTTGCTGCATCAATTGGCTTTAATCATAGCAAATTGGATActtcttttttcatttatcGCCATGATCATGACACTGCTTACATTcttctttatgttgatgatattgtGCTCACTGCTTCTTCAGAGTCCCTTCGGAAATATGTCATTTCTCAACTTAGCACTGAatttgcaatgaaagatttgggtcCTTTGAGTTATTTCTTAGGCATTGCTGTTACCCGACACAAGATTTGTTTGTTCTTGTCTCAAACGAAATATGCTCATGACATTATTAAGAAAGCAGGTATGACAGATTGTAATCCAGCTTCCACTCCTGTTGATTCTAAAGGAAAGATGAGCACTCAATCCGGCATTTCTTATGGAGATCCTACCTCTTATCGTTCTTTATGTGGGGCGTTACAGTACTTGACATTCACTCGTCTGGATATTTCTTATGCTGTACAACAAGTTTGCTTGTTTATGCATGCTCCTCAAGTTTCTCACATGAATGCCTTAAAACGAATCATCCGTTATATTCAAGGCACTACTGATTATGGTTTGCAGTTATACAAATCATCTATTACTTCCCTTATTTCTTATACGGATGATGATTGA